One window of the Hemitrygon akajei chromosome 5, sHemAka1.3, whole genome shotgun sequence genome contains the following:
- the popdc2 gene encoding popeye domain-containing 2 isoform X2 produces the protein MLRENSSFLETILYDGSDCKVLNYGSEGAIFHLANVMFTLGYMSGSGFFGLVYIFSLIGIGFFIQSLWGWIDACGVDIFIWSLLLFVLCLVQLAHVGYRLRKVTFDEDFINLYKAMFRPLEVPLNVYKEIVRCCDAEVMSLARDQNYAVEGKTAIDRLSLLLSGRIRVSHDQQFLHYIFPYQFLDSPEWESLRPSEEGSFQVTLTAETDCCYVTWKRRKLYLLLAKHHYIARLFTVLLGNDIADKLYSLIDKLYCRGGVRYDIRLPSLYHVLAPSVESEKEKIAESPHHVPQRSFNPQESPCKKSCGDHSDLLGTNNSGSSIHKKYAPLAPTQTPEL, from the exons ATGTTGAGGGAAAACTCGAGTTTCCTCGAAACTATTCTGTACGACGGCTCCGACTGCAAGGTTCTGAATTATGGGAGTGAGGGGGCTATTTTCCACTTAGCTAATGTCATGTTCACACTGGGCTACATGAGTGGTAGCGGCTTTTTCGGACTAGTTTATATCTTCAGCCTTATTGGCATTGGGTTTTTCATCCAGTCTCTCTGGGGCTGGATCGATGCCTGCGGGGTGGATATCTTTATTTGGAGCCTGCTGCTCTTTGTGCTGTGCTTGGTCCAACTAGCCCACGTTGGCTACCGGCTGCGGAAGGTAACTTTCGATGAGGACTTCATTAACCTTTATAAAGCTATGTTTCGGCCTCTGGAGGTTCCCCTTAATGTCTACAAGGAGATCGTGAGGTGCTGCGATGCCGAAGTGATGAGCCTCGCCCGCGATCAGAACTACGCGGTGGAGGGGAAAACAGCGATCGATCGGCTGTCGTTGCTGCTCTCGGGCAG gattcgtgtttctcatgatcagcAGTTTCTTCACTATATCTTTCCCTATCAGTTCCTTGACTCTCCAGAATGGGAATCTCTACGACCAAGTGAAGAGGGCAGTTTTCAA GTGACACTGACAGCAGAAACAGACTGTTGCTATGTGACATGGAAGAGAAGGAAGTTGTATCTGCTCTTGGCTAAACACCACTATATTGCACGCCTATTCACTGTTCTGCTAGGAAATGACATTGCAGACAAACTTTACTCACTCATTGACAAGCTCTACTGCAGGGGCGGGGTCCGTTACGATATCCGTCTACCAAGTCTTTATCATGTGTTGGCACCTTCTGTTGAATCTGAGAAAGAGAAGATCGCAGAAAGTCCCCATCATGTTCCTCAGAGGTCATTTAATCCTCAAGAATCTCCCTGTAAAAAATCATGTGGAGATCACAGCGACCTTTTGG
- the popdc2 gene encoding popeye domain-containing 2 isoform X1 yields the protein MLRENSSFLETILYDGSDCKVLNYGSEGAIFHLANVMFTLGYMSGSGFFGLVYIFSLIGIGFFIQSLWGWIDACGVDIFIWSLLLFVLCLVQLAHVGYRLRKVTFDEDFINLYKAMFRPLEVPLNVYKEIVRCCDAEVMSLARDQNYAVEGKTAIDRLSLLLSGRIRVSHDQQFLHYIFPYQFLDSPEWESLRPSEEGSFQVTLTAETDCCYVTWKRRKLYLLLAKHHYIARLFTVLLGNDIADKLYSLIDKLYCRGGVRYDIRLPSLYHVLAPSVESEKEKIAESPHHVPQRSFNPQESPCKKSCGDHSDLLGEDSTSLVLEDFADMTGSFMEYTSEKEYMK from the exons ATGTTGAGGGAAAACTCGAGTTTCCTCGAAACTATTCTGTACGACGGCTCCGACTGCAAGGTTCTGAATTATGGGAGTGAGGGGGCTATTTTCCACTTAGCTAATGTCATGTTCACACTGGGCTACATGAGTGGTAGCGGCTTTTTCGGACTAGTTTATATCTTCAGCCTTATTGGCATTGGGTTTTTCATCCAGTCTCTCTGGGGCTGGATCGATGCCTGCGGGGTGGATATCTTTATTTGGAGCCTGCTGCTCTTTGTGCTGTGCTTGGTCCAACTAGCCCACGTTGGCTACCGGCTGCGGAAGGTAACTTTCGATGAGGACTTCATTAACCTTTATAAAGCTATGTTTCGGCCTCTGGAGGTTCCCCTTAATGTCTACAAGGAGATCGTGAGGTGCTGCGATGCCGAAGTGATGAGCCTCGCCCGCGATCAGAACTACGCGGTGGAGGGGAAAACAGCGATCGATCGGCTGTCGTTGCTGCTCTCGGGCAG gattcgtgtttctcatgatcagcAGTTTCTTCACTATATCTTTCCCTATCAGTTCCTTGACTCTCCAGAATGGGAATCTCTACGACCAAGTGAAGAGGGCAGTTTTCAA GTGACACTGACAGCAGAAACAGACTGTTGCTATGTGACATGGAAGAGAAGGAAGTTGTATCTGCTCTTGGCTAAACACCACTATATTGCACGCCTATTCACTGTTCTGCTAGGAAATGACATTGCAGACAAACTTTACTCACTCATTGACAAGCTCTACTGCAGGGGCGGGGTCCGTTACGATATCCGTCTACCAAGTCTTTATCATGTGTTGGCACCTTCTGTTGAATCTGAGAAAGAGAAGATCGCAGAAAGTCCCCATCATGTTCCTCAGAGGTCATTTAATCCTCAAGAATCTCCCTGTAAAAAATCATGTGGAGATCACAGCGACCTTTTGGGTGAGGATTCAACCAGCCTAGTTCTGGAAGACTTTGCAGATATGACTGGATCATTTATGGAATATACCAGTGAAAAAGAGTACATGAAATAA